The sequence below is a genomic window from Silene latifolia isolate original U9 population chromosome 7, ASM4854445v1, whole genome shotgun sequence.
AATCTGCACAATATTGATCATCAACTTGACCAAATTATTGAGAAATTTGTTGTAAGGTCAGGGAGTCAAAGTTTGACCGATGATGAACGGGGCTAAGCGATCTGCCCAAGCTGTGGAGCAGATTGTACTTCTCTGTCGAGAGACTTTCCGTAAAACCATTGGCCTTTTGTATGATTTATTCACCACCCAACCATTTATCTATGTATAAACTAAAAAGGCCAAGAGGGCCGAGCATTTGCCCAACTATGAAGAGATCTGGTTGTTTTTATCTATCATTGTTAGATAATGTCCTTGACAGGTTCTGCTACTTTTGTAAGATCGTCAGAATATAGTGAAAAGTATTATATACCATAAGGAGAAAGCTAAGTACTCCGTATTTCTTAGGTGTAGACTCTAGAAGTTGAATCAGTAAAGCTGCTAATTGTGCCAGACACCATATTTAGTAGTGAAACTCAATCGAGAAAGTGGGGGAATCGAACCAACCTGCATATACATGTAATCTTCTCCAGAGGCCGGAACACTCTTATCTCCATTCTGTGATACCCCGTTGTCAACTTCTTCTTTCACGTTGAATTCATACTCATTTACCTGCAATTTTTCAAAGGGGCGGTTGGAAGCTGGAACTCTGAAAAAGGGTTAGGGTGTAACAAAAAAGCATCTTGGAGGTAACAGAAATTTGAAACCACCTTTGGTTTGACAACAGCATATATGTCTTTTCCAACTTTAGAAATAAAACCTTCTCCGACAAGCTTCTCCATGATCTCTGTCATCAATTCAAACTATAAATTCATGTCTACAATAATAAGATGTTCAAGACTGTGTCATACTCCCTTTTGCCAGTGCCGAGTTTTACAGCGGATAAACGAAGCATTACCTTCTATCAACACCTGAAATCATTAATAAAATCTCATAAACAGAAACAAGATAACAGTTCCAAATTTCCGGAGCTCAAAAAACCAATACATACCACAGAAATATCTGAAAAATTTGCAAGCACATCAGTGATTTCCACAGTGTCGAACTGAGCTGAGCTAATCCAGTCCTTAACCCGACTTAATTGATGTTCATCTTCAGCTGAATCCTGGGTTTCATCTGACAAGCAAGTAATTTTGAATAATTAGCACAATCCTCTACCCTAGATTTGATAAGTCTGACCATGGAGAAATAACTTCGCCATTACCTTCTGAAACAATGGTATCTTGTTGACATGGTTGGTCTTTGTCTGATGTAACAAAACAAGCAATGAAAAATAAATAGACACCCATGATTACAAATTCATATAATCATCTTTTAAGTGGTAATAAGATGTGAGTACTGCTTTTAAGGAGAAAAGAATAGATGTTTACCCACTGGTGCGACAATGTACTGATCCTCTTCTGATGTGCTCACCTGAGATAATAAATGAAAATGTTAGAATTGTTCCTCATACACAATCTATTACAATCAAGCAGCAAACAGTAGACAGACCTCATTGCCAGTCTCAGAGTCATCGTCTTTTCTAGTAGAATCAGCTCCCAAACTCACACTCTCATCCTGGTTCTCTCCATCGTCATCTTCACAAGGATCGAGGACACTCTTGACCTGAAAATGTTGGAAGTTTTGTCTTAGAAAGTAGCAATAAATGTAACCTACTGCTCATTCAACAACATAAGCGCTTCACAAACTCACCTTAAGCGCTAGCACAAAATGCTTGCTGTTCACATTCCCGACCTCCATTTTCAAAGGGTTCTTTGTCCACTGATTACGGGCTTCCTCGTCTGTGCACCCTCTGAAGAATGGTGGTTCATAATCTGCAGGCTGCAAAACTCAGTTTTGTATTAGTCTCAAGGATGAATTCTTATAGAAAAATTCTTAACAATGTGTAACAAAAGAAGCAGATACTGGAGCCAGGAAAACGGATATTTAGGTATCAGTGACACTCTCAAGCTAACAACTGTATAAGCATATATCATATCAAACATCACCTAGATTTTAAACATACAATGTACTACGAGTTTTGTCAGCATAGAATTGATCAAAATTACAAGTACATATGAATAACAGACTTACGAGCAAACTAGCACTAAGACAATAAACATCCAAAATGACATACCGTAACATCCTCATAGTATAGCAGCTTCATCAATATAGTGCGCTGAAATGCAAACAACCATAATCATGTATAGTATATGTTCGAGACAATATTAATGTTCATAACTTTCTTAATCTTGTTATTACCTCTTCTGGCATTTTGTCAAGTGTCCTCATGAGCTGAACCAAAGTGCGTATCATTTTGCATGCAGAGCTCCTGCAAAATTATACCTCAAACTCAGAACATCGATTGTAATAGAGGAAGTTAACTTTCGGAGCAGAGGAGATTTAGCAAACAACTAGGAACATCAAGAAAGCTCATAATAATACTTCATTTGATTCGGAGTAACTTCATTGGTAGAATTGAATGTTCCTCCTTGCTTCTTAGATCCTGCGCGACTGATATTCATAGAGACTTCCTCGCTGTTTGGATTTGGGTAGCTAAAGGAAACTGCAGGAAGTGTTACAAACAATAAGGATTGCTGGTCAGATGCTCAGATATTTACCTGCTTAAATTAAGATCGCAACAAACAATGAATTTAACAAGGGAGAAATCTAGGATTGACGACAAGAGCCAACAACTCCTAACGATTCTCACCAAATCAATACAAGTCTGCATAATGACAGCATATGAGCATAACAATTCAGTCAAATGACTGATTCGTTGAAAGTTGAAACTCAGTCATAATTTATGGCCCATTACAATTCATTTTGAAGTTTATACATATAAATTACGtcaaataattatacaataaagAATACAAGACGAAGAGCAACTATAACATATTAAACACCATCAGTGATTCATGGAACAAGTAATGAGTTTGAAATTTATAGCAGAAAACTCACAAGTGTATTCCTCCATAGTTGGACCATTGACCGCCTCACAGATGCTGAACAATAGTGTTTTTAAATACTTCTTCTGCAGTGCATCATAGACACCTGGAAAATAACAGCATACAGCTTAATATCACTAGGCGAATTCGCTACATAGACAAACTTCTTAACATGAAAGCTTAAGTTGAATGAGCTCTCGCCTTTCTCCATCCAATCAATCAGTCTACGAGACTCAGCGTCTAGTGGCAAGAGCTTCTTTATCTTCATCTCTGTACAGtgtttatatatatatcacaTTGGCTTTCAACCATAAAAAAAAATCCACTTGATAGGATTGTTTATTTAAGCCACCACATAAGCGAAGTCTAATGAAATGTACCTAAAGCAGGAACAGACTTGTCATTGAAGTATTTCTCAGGAAATAGACCTCTAATGTAACTGATGTTGTAGATAGCAATTCGCAGCAAGTTCCTCGTCTGCAATTCATACAGTACAGACACAGAGGAGTGATCATAATCCAGATTGGCGAAAACAAATCTGTTTCACTTTTGCTTTTCAAAATTTGAAAGAGCTACAAGTTCTTTATAATTTACTTGTTACTTCTAATCGCATATAACAACTAAAATAGCCTCGGAAAAGCAGATCAAAACTGCAGAAATCCATAAAAATACAAAGATGCACATAAGCATATAAACATGTTTAATAACTAACGTTTACTGCAGATCTACAGATCTACCCATCACGCCGAATTCCGAAACAAATGTTTACAAATCGTTCCATAACCAACGTTTACTGCGGATACAAATTATGAACAGTCAGTGTAAACTAAAATTTcgattattatgagatttaagTAAGTACGCTGTACACCTCCAAAACGGAACGAACATAAGCATATAAACATGTTTAATAACTAAAACTAGCTAAATATGAGATGTATAAACTCAATGTAAACACAGTTTCCGTAAAAAATCGAGAAAATCCAGCTTAATCAACGATGAGTAGATGAAACGTCAATTTACGAACAAAACACAATCGCGATAACTTGACCGAATTTCCAAAGCATAAACTGTAGAAATGTGATCTAATTAAAACTTCCAATGATTTCTGCGCATAGAACTCATTAACAACGAGTAATTCAAAACAAATCTACGGAAAATAGTAAATCAAAAGAGTTCCGAAATATAATGAGAAGTTTAAATCACAAGCCTCCAAAACTGAACGTTAATAAGCATATGTACATGTTTAATAGCTGAAAACACACCGCATTAGCTAAATCTGCGATGTCTAAACTCGATATATAAACAGATTTAGCAACAAATCGCCAAATTCCAGCTTAATTAACAACGAAACGTCAATTTCGCCGAACAAAACACAATCGCGATAACTTAAACTTAATAACGACAAAACATTGATTCCGACGATCAAACCACAATAAGCGACAATTATATAATCGAATTTTCGAAGTATAAGCTGTAGAAATGTGATTTTATTGAAACTATAACAATTTCCGAGCATAAAACTCATCAACAACGTGTAATCCAAAACTaatacacaacaaaacaaaaataaaataaaatagtttcgtaATGTAATGAGAAGTTGTATACCAGAAGCAGCGAATCTTGCTCGGTGATTTCCGCTTCCTTCACTTTTTGCGCTACTACCTGAAAAATTCACAAAAGAATAATTCAGCAATAATCGAACATGCTTAATTAATTAAGGCAGTGAGATTCATGAAAAGTAAATGTAATGAGAAGTTTTATGATCGACGAAGCGAAATTAACCATTTTCGTAGGTTGAATACGAACGACGTCGTCTGTAATGAGCTGGAACTTGTAGAGCAAGGTAGATGAGAGAGAGTGTGAGTGTGAGTGTTGTGTGTAAGAGATATTTTGAAATTGAAACGggagtaaacaaatgaaaatatgaGCGGAGAAATATGGAAGTTGGCGTTTTATAGAAAAAGCCGCGAAGGGTGAACTACTTAACCATGGTTAAGTCACTTAGGTGGTTACTTGGTTAATGCATAACTGACTTGGTTAAGTTGGAGAAATGATGTGTGATTGTGAGTCTGTGACAGTGTGATGTCATGTTGTTGAGTTTATCGGCTGAGTATTCCGTAAATATTTATTGCGCTCTCAAGGCTCAACGTCGTTATAgtttaatttttataatattttttgcTAAATCGTTTTATACGAGTGTTATTCGTGGCTGATGTAGAAGTGGCTGATAACGGGGCACACACACAGCATCTTATGTGTGCGTATACTAATAaggttcttgttttttttttttttttaaataactcaAACAcaaatcaatcaatatatataactaaaggaggcttttttttctaCTTATACTATTGGCATTAgtattaggagataattaattatttaaattttttctattataattaggaatataattttcctactagaaattagaattaattaattattttaccattttcctattagaaataggaaattaattaacaatttattagcTTTTTTTttccctaattatactattagaattaggagataataattatttaaattttttctattataattaggaatatgattttcctattagaaatgagaattaattaattattttacaagtttattattagaaacaggaaataaattaattatctataatttattaatattaaaaaattattcattagtatttgttcactttttattaaattagaaagaaaaaaacttttgataaatttataatatccaattttataacaacttccgattaaaaaaatgaggtattatgaggctaaaaggccctatGGCGAACcaggttgtgacaaatgtgcatgcataatacgtacgaCATGGAATTTAcgcatgtaaagagtaaaatgagtATTTGAAATATGTCCATAcgtcttttattattgttaatgtcatatttaattatacataatacgaagtttatttttcaaatgtcatatgtattctcctactaattttaaagttatttccctcacaaaacacttcaacttctattgatttattattatattatttacattcatttgtcattatataaacgtatcttaatcaaaatttaaataagatattcacaaattattgataagtacaaagtttgatatcgatctttcaagggatgagattgttttagatcatgtgtgtgaatagggaagaaaaatagggatctgcgtgaaggattttgtttcaaatgagaagatgggggcaagactattgttatagagGGTGTCATAAGCAAAATTTtgaccatgtagtattgcgttggaatttggttcataTTCAAAGatacttctatagtttgaccgggagatataacatttaactacctgtaaatgtttttacgtaactaccatttgacccaagaatgattaaattatggttgttattctaaagaaagagatttgttgcatcattgagttgattatgcagaataaatattattgttttccttgaccaattgaaaaacgcAAAGGTATTAATGAATAAAATCTAAAAACCCTCaatcccaagtatcatatatataaacttcatattggttttatttttctaaaaaaacaacattgtcgagagcaggGGTTAGTTTCCATCGGATGGTGGAATTTTGAAGAAGTAggagtttagtttttcacttggttggataaatttgagataagtttcggagacaaggatcaatctttcaagggatgagattgttttagatcatgtgtgtgaatagggaagaaaaataggggtctgcgaaaagattttgtttcaaatgagaagatgggggccaagactattgctatagGGGGGGGGGGTCATAATCAGCCCTAGCTATGTAGTATTgcgtcggaatttggttcacattcaaacgtatttctatagtttgaccgggagatataacattttaactacctctaaatgtttttacataattacaatttgattcagcaatgattaaattatggttgttattcgaaagcaGGAGATtcgttgcatcattgagttgattatgcagagtagatattattgttttccttgaccaattgaaaaacaaacaggtattaatgaacaaattctaaaaactatcagtccaagtatcatatatataaacttcatattggttttattttcctaaaaaaaagtattttattaatcaaacacttttttattcttatgtcaatattatgttaatgggaattatttgttggtcatgcggcatacataaaatcttagacatgaacgatgtactatatgtctatatttcattttattatgaaatttatcacacattattttaatatccgtgcaacgcacgggcaaaaAAACTAGTATGTACTATATATACTACACGTGATACAAGAATTATAAAATTATGTGTGGCATAGTGGATAAAACTAATGGTTATGAGTAGGAGGTCGCGTACTCGCGTGTCAAAATCTCCATGTTAGCCTATTGGCTTCTTCAAACGTATTGACGCCTATTTGTTAGGGGCGTTTTCAGTGAGGTTTCATGGGATTCAATTGATCCCTCACTGATAAGAGAAAGCTATAAATTAAAGTAGGGAATTAGTGCTAGTATATATACTATATAAGTGGCACAATGGTAAGCTTTTTTGTTTGCTTTGCAGTGGTGCTGTATTCGAGCCTATTTGAGGGAGACTTGGATGATGATCATGATGGTGGATGATGATGAGTTAAAAGAGGCAAGGGCCAAAGTGGAGGAGTGGAATGCACATTCCCTTAAAATTGTAGCTCAACTCCAGTTAGAAGCAGCTTCTGGAAAATTGATTGGACAAGAAATCACAGTTTAGTGTGCAACTATTACTGATGCATGTGTGAGTGATTATAATGAGAGTGGGGATGAACATGATACCCTAGGCGAGAGTGATGAAGAGTCTATACCTAGCAAGAGAAAAAGGTAAGTGTTCCTGTTATAAATGAGAGAACTGATTTCTCAAAAGTGAAATTGTGCGTAGGAATTAATTTCCCAAACAGACACACATTTAAAGACTGTATAGTCAGATATGTCATTGCCCAAGGTAGAGATTTGGCCTTTGATATTAGTGACAAAGCAATTTCTTGATGTGTTTAAAGCAAATCAACATTAGTTGCCGAtgtcatataaacatttaaaagAGCCTGTAAAGTGTTAATAAAGAAAGAATTTGCATACAAAATCAAGTATTATGCTCATAGGTTGCTACATGGGCCAATGAAGGAACATTACAACAGATTGGGTAGTTACATGGCAGCTCTTGAAAAGGCAAATCCAAGTAGTTTCTTCACTTTGTTTACCAACCCAAATGTGACATCAAATGTATTTCAGAGGTTTTATGTGTGCTTTGATACTCTGAAGCAAGGTTGGGTGCTTGGATGTAGAAAGATATTATCTGTTGATGCATGTTTCCCCAAGACATTCCTAGGGGGGCGGCTAATAGCAGCTGTGTGTAGGGACGGTAATGAGCAAATGTCCCATTTGGCTTGGGCAGTAGTTAAAGGTGAGAATAGTGAAAGTTATATGAGTGATTTTTCAAACAACTGAAGATAAGCTTATGAGAAGAGTATGGATGGTTTGTGTCCCTAGTGTTTCTATTTCTCTTATAATATGTGTAATATTATATGTGATGAACAATAGTTGACTTTACATTATTTTTTCTTCTCTTGTAGAGTGTAGTAGTTATGGTAGCTAAAGAATTCCCAACTGACCATAGACATTGTGTCAAGGCATATTTTTGTTAACTAGCACGAGACTTacaaggaagaagaaaaaaagctTGTGTTTTCTGCTTGTGCTAAGGCCTATAATGAGCTAGGCTGACTTCACCGATGCATTAGAACCCCTAAAAGAAGTTGATCATAAAGTTGTTGAAGCTTTCATTGCATGTGACCCACCCTTGTTCTGTAGAGCATTATTCCAAAGTCGCACCCAAAATAATGTCATAGTCAGTAACATGTTTGAGACATTTAATGCCTACATAATCACTCCAAGATCCAAACATCTGATTTACATGTTTGAAGAAATTAGGACTTCTATTATGCAAAGCTGTGGACGTGCCACCCGTGCGCAGACCCGCACACGACGGTTTGAAAGTCACGTGTGAGGACGTAAGATGCTTTGACCAGATCGTTTTAGctcagtcggtttcgtctcgataaaGGTCTCAAAATGACCAGTTTGTGATTGAATGGAGTCACCACTAAGCAATTATGGGGTGCTTGATAACCGTTCGAATCAACTTTGTACATTGGTCAAACAAAGCACAAAGCAATATTGACATAGGCACTAAAGATAAAGACTCGTTCCCCTTAACACTCTATGTCTAGAATTATTATTCTCGTTTGCCATGGATACAGGCATCCACTATCTAGAAATCCGAGTAAGGGGTGAGGTTATGTATTGGGAATCTCTTTAATTGAACACTCAATCTTTCCTGCTCAAGCGACTTTACTAATCGTGGTTGTTAAGTTCAAAAGTTGATGAAatgggttaaatgcatgaatg
It includes:
- the LOC141591894 gene encoding meiosis-specific protein ASY1-like, with the protein product MVVAQKVKEAEITEQDSLLLTRNLLRIAIYNISYIRGLFPEKYFNDKSVPALEMKIKKLLPLDAESRRLIDWMEKGVYDALQKKYLKTLLFSICEAVNGPTMEEYTFSFSYPNPNSEEVSMNISRAGSKKQGGTFNSTNEVTPNQMKSSACKMIRTLVQLMRTLDKMPEERTILMKLLYYEDVTPADYEPPFFRGCTDEEARNQWTKNPLKMEVGNVNSKHFVLALKVKSVLDPCEDDDGENQDESVSLGADSTRKDDDSETGNEVSTSEEDQYIVAPVDKDQPCQQDTIVSEGNDETQDSAEDEHQLSRVKDWISSAQFDTVEITDVLANFSDISVVLIEEIMEKLVGEGFISKVGKDIYAVVKPKVNEYEFNVKEEVDNGVSQNGDKSVPASGEDYMYMQALYHALPMEYVTIAKLQTKLEGKANLNTVRKLIDKMTREGFLEATSNRKLGKRVIHSEVTEKKLSEIRKVLDYDAMDEDVPEPQNNLNQIEFGKNGNKKADVSTCGALHSVGSDITRMRVRPESELNQNASLNTPTSKAGPVASRESVVPGNGKSKLGGFNKNTKEGDDIICSRPSQDKRSRKASTVKEPIIQYIKRQKSQHA